In a genomic window of Xylophilus rhododendri:
- a CDS encoding nuclear transport factor 2 family protein produces METKPPLPPFTAETAAQKTRMAEDAWNSRDPDRVVQVYTEDTRWRNRAEFPVGRAEVHGFLTRKWQRELDYRLIKELWAFTGNRIAVRFAYEWHDAAGAWFRSYGNENWEFNEQGLMQRRFASINDLPIAESDRLFHWPLGRRPDDHASLSDLGL; encoded by the coding sequence ATGGAAACCAAGCCGCCCCTGCCCCCGTTCACCGCCGAAACCGCCGCGCAGAAGACCCGCATGGCCGAGGACGCCTGGAACTCGCGCGACCCCGACCGGGTGGTGCAGGTCTATACCGAGGACACCCGCTGGCGCAACCGGGCCGAGTTCCCGGTCGGCCGCGCCGAGGTGCACGGTTTCCTCACCCGAAAGTGGCAGCGCGAGCTGGATTACCGCCTCATCAAGGAACTCTGGGCCTTCACCGGCAACCGCATCGCCGTGCGTTTCGCCTACGAATGGCACGACGCGGCCGGCGCCTGGTTCCGCAGCTACGGCAACGAGAACTGGGAGTTCAACGAACAGGGCTTGATGCAGCGGCGCTTCGCCAGCATCAACGACCTGCCGATCGCCGAGTCTGATCGCCTGTTCCACTGGCCGCTGGGCCGCCGGCCGGACGACCACGCCAGCCTCTCCGACCTGGGCCTGTAG
- a CDS encoding urate hydroxylase PuuD has product MESYLLDWANLLLRWVHVITAIAWVGSSFYFVFLDSSLTTPEEEKLRGEGATGELWAVHGGGFYHPVKYQVQPPALPKHLHWFFWESYSTWLSGFSLFTVSYLWNAGTYLVDKSLMDWQPGAAVAVALSFLVVFWMLYDFVCQTFGKRKNGDAIVGAILLVLVCIASWLACHWFAGRAAFLLVGAMLATTMSANVFFWIIPGQKQVMASIKAGRPVDPIHGQRGKQRSVHNTYFTLPVIFAMLSNHYSFTYGHPQNWLVLILMMFAGAAIRQFFVLRHGYKLGRNRHPVAYALVGVAVIAAVIWWLRPAPVAPLSAQEAAAPAGYAQVKAVLEQRCYMCHGATMQMKNVRLDSPEGLKQHADAVYQQAVVMKTMPLNNATGITDAERALIGRWFQSGASIAL; this is encoded by the coding sequence ATGGAAAGCTATCTTCTCGACTGGGCCAACCTGCTGCTGCGCTGGGTCCACGTCATCACCGCGATCGCCTGGGTGGGGTCGTCCTTCTACTTCGTCTTTCTCGACAGCAGCCTCACCACCCCCGAGGAGGAAAAGCTGCGCGGCGAGGGCGCCACCGGCGAACTCTGGGCGGTGCATGGCGGCGGTTTCTACCACCCGGTGAAGTACCAGGTGCAGCCGCCCGCGTTGCCCAAGCACCTGCACTGGTTCTTCTGGGAGAGCTACAGCACCTGGCTGAGCGGCTTCTCGCTGTTCACCGTGAGCTATCTCTGGAACGCCGGCACCTACCTGGTCGATAAGTCGCTGATGGACTGGCAGCCGGGCGCGGCCGTCGCCGTGGCGCTGTCCTTCCTGGTGGTGTTCTGGATGCTCTACGACTTCGTCTGCCAGACCTTCGGCAAACGCAAGAATGGCGATGCCATCGTGGGCGCCATCCTGCTGGTGCTGGTGTGCATCGCCTCCTGGCTGGCCTGCCACTGGTTCGCCGGCCGGGCGGCCTTCCTGCTGGTGGGCGCGATGCTGGCCACCACCATGAGCGCCAATGTCTTCTTCTGGATCATCCCCGGCCAGAAGCAGGTGATGGCGTCCATCAAGGCCGGACGTCCCGTGGACCCGATCCACGGCCAGCGCGGCAAGCAGCGCAGCGTGCACAACACCTACTTCACGCTGCCGGTGATCTTCGCGATGCTGTCCAACCACTACAGCTTCACCTACGGCCATCCGCAGAACTGGCTGGTGCTGATCCTGATGATGTTCGCGGGCGCGGCGATCCGCCAGTTCTTCGTGCTGCGCCATGGCTACAAGCTGGGTCGCAACCGGCATCCGGTGGCCTATGCGCTGGTGGGCGTGGCGGTGATCGCCGCCGTCATCTGGTGGCTGCGGCCGGCGCCGGTGGCGCCGCTGTCCGCGCAGGAAGCCGCCGCACCGGCCGGCTACGCCCAGGTCAAGGCCGTGCTGGAGCAACGCTGCTACATGTGCCACGGCGCCACCATGCAGATGAAGAACGTGCGCCTGGATTCGCCCGAGGGCCTGAAGCAGCACGCCGACGCGGTCTACCAGCAGGCGGTGGTGATGAAGACCATGCCGCTGAACAACGCCACCGGCATCACCGATGCCGAGCGCGCCCTGATCGGCCGCTGGTTCCAGTCCGGCGCCAGCATCGCCCTATGA
- a CDS encoding 8-oxoguanine deaminase, with protein sequence MKTLLIRNAACIATQDDAGTELRNASILVRGHTIEQIGAADAMPLMADEVIDARGHLVVPGLVNTHHHMYQSLTRAIPAVQDAELFSWLRGLYPIWAGLTPEMVRVSTQVAMAELLLSGCTTSSDHLYLYPNGVRLDDSIEAAREIGMRFTASRGSMSVGQSQGGLPPDAVVEREDAILHDTRRLIETWHDAAHGAMTQVAVAPCSPFSVSRELMRDSAELARAYGVRLHTHLAENDHDIAYSREKFGATPAEYAESLGWLGADVWHAHCVKLDAAGIGLFARSGTGVAHCPCSNMRLASGIAPVRRILDAGVPVGLGVDGSASNDGAHLLGEARQAMLLARVGRALEPFGCDRGPAEMTARDALALATRGGARVLGRSHDIGQIAPGYCADLALFNLSSLGFAGGAVHDPVGSLLLCASAPAAYTVVNGRVVVRQGRFTTVELEPLVERHNRLALELAEAGRR encoded by the coding sequence ATGAAGACCCTGCTGATCCGCAACGCCGCCTGCATCGCCACGCAGGACGACGCGGGCACCGAGCTGCGCAACGCCTCCATCCTGGTGCGCGGCCACACCATCGAGCAGATCGGCGCGGCCGATGCGATGCCGCTGATGGCCGACGAGGTGATCGACGCACGCGGCCACCTGGTGGTACCCGGCCTGGTCAACACCCATCATCACATGTACCAGTCGCTCACCCGGGCGATTCCGGCGGTGCAGGATGCCGAGCTGTTCTCCTGGCTGCGCGGCCTCTATCCGATCTGGGCCGGGCTCACGCCCGAGATGGTGCGGGTGTCCACCCAGGTGGCGATGGCCGAACTGCTGCTGTCGGGCTGCACCACCAGCAGCGACCATCTCTACCTCTATCCCAACGGCGTGCGGCTGGACGACAGCATCGAGGCCGCGCGGGAGATCGGCATGCGTTTCACCGCCTCGCGCGGCAGCATGAGTGTGGGACAGAGCCAGGGCGGCCTGCCGCCGGATGCGGTGGTGGAGCGCGAGGACGCCATCCTGCACGACACCCGCCGTCTGATCGAAACCTGGCACGACGCCGCCCACGGCGCCATGACCCAGGTGGCGGTCGCGCCCTGCTCGCCCTTCAGCGTCAGCCGCGAGCTGATGCGCGACAGCGCCGAACTCGCCCGCGCCTACGGCGTGCGCCTGCACACCCACCTGGCCGAGAACGACCACGACATCGCCTACAGCCGCGAGAAGTTCGGCGCCACGCCGGCCGAATACGCCGAGTCGCTCGGCTGGCTGGGCGCGGATGTCTGGCATGCACACTGCGTGAAGCTCGATGCCGCCGGCATAGGCCTCTTCGCCCGCAGCGGCACCGGCGTGGCCCACTGCCCCTGCAGCAACATGCGCCTGGCCTCGGGCATCGCGCCGGTGCGCCGCATACTCGATGCCGGCGTGCCGGTCGGCCTGGGCGTGGACGGCAGCGCCAGCAACGACGGCGCCCACCTGCTGGGCGAGGCGCGGCAGGCCATGTTGCTGGCCCGAGTCGGCCGCGCTCTCGAGCCCTTCGGCTGCGACCGGGGCCCGGCCGAGATGACGGCCCGCGATGCCCTGGCCCTGGCAACCCGCGGCGGCGCCAGGGTGCTGGGACGGTCCCACGACATCGGCCAGATCGCGCCCGGCTACTGCGCCGACCTGGCCCTGTTCAACCTGTCCAGCCTGGGTTTCGCTGGCGGCGCGGTGCACGACCCGGTGGGTTCGCTGCTGCTGTGCGCCAGCGCGCCCGCGGCCTACACGGTGGTCAACGGCCGGGTCGTGGTGCGCCAGGGCCGGTTCACCACGGTGGAACTGGAGCCCCTGGTGGAGCGCCACAACCGTCTGGCGCTCGAACTGGCCGAGGCGGGCAGGCGCTGA
- the xdhC gene encoding xanthine dehydrogenase accessory protein XdhC: protein MSALRRLLSALVDERAVLVEVESTQGSAPREAGTWMAVFADRTVATIGGGRLEFDAIAEARRLLDGGPAGEPLRRYALGPSLGQCCGGVVFLRYTAVGQDDIPALRSRLAGRQVPVALFGGGHVGAALARVLAALPFSLSWIDSRDEIFPLDVAQGDGDLVCEHSDPVHAAVPGLAPQSRVLIMSFSHAEDLDVVAACLQRQRSRGDLPFIGLIGSKTKWATFRSRLLARGFTEAELQHVTCPIGVPGIHGKEPEVIAVAVAAQLLQTLEAARGP from the coding sequence ATGAGCGCGCTGCGCCGCCTGCTGTCGGCCCTGGTGGATGAAAGGGCGGTGCTGGTCGAGGTCGAATCCACCCAGGGATCGGCGCCGCGCGAGGCCGGCACCTGGATGGCCGTCTTCGCCGACCGCACCGTGGCCACCATCGGCGGAGGGCGGCTCGAATTCGATGCCATCGCCGAAGCGCGGCGCCTGCTGGACGGCGGCCCGGCGGGCGAGCCGCTGCGGCGCTACGCCCTGGGCCCCTCGCTCGGCCAGTGCTGCGGCGGCGTGGTCTTCCTGCGCTACACCGCCGTCGGGCAGGACGACATCCCGGCTTTGCGCTCGCGCCTGGCCGGCCGGCAGGTGCCCGTGGCCCTGTTCGGCGGCGGCCATGTCGGAGCCGCCCTGGCGCGGGTGCTGGCCGCGCTGCCCTTCTCGCTGAGCTGGATCGACAGCCGCGACGAGATCTTCCCGCTGGACGTGGCCCAGGGCGACGGCGACCTCGTCTGCGAGCATTCCGACCCCGTCCATGCCGCCGTGCCCGGCCTGGCGCCGCAATCGCGGGTGCTGATCATGAGCTTCAGCCATGCCGAGGACCTGGACGTGGTCGCCGCCTGCCTGCAGCGCCAGCGCAGCCGCGGCGACCTGCCTTTCATCGGCCTGATCGGCAGCAAAACCAAATGGGCCACCTTCCGCAGCCGCCTGCTGGCCCGCGGCTTCACCGAGGCAGAACTGCAGCACGTGACCTGCCCCATCGGCGTGCCCGGCATCCACGGCAAGGAGCCCGAGGTGATCGCCGTGGCGGTGGCGGCACAGTTATTGCAAACGCTGGAAGCAGCGCGCGGGCCGTAA
- the uraH gene encoding hydroxyisourate hydrolase, whose translation MGLSTHVLDTMHGCPAEGMAVTLYRTEGDQATLLQRHTLNADGRTATPLFDADSLRTGTYRLVFEVAAYFAARGVALPQPSFLGRVQLDFGVADAAQHYHVPLLVSPWAYSTYRGS comes from the coding sequence ATGGGCCTCAGCACCCACGTTCTCGACACCATGCACGGCTGCCCGGCCGAAGGCATGGCGGTGACGCTGTACCGCACCGAAGGCGACCAGGCCACGCTGCTGCAGCGCCACACCCTCAACGCGGACGGCCGCACCGCCACGCCGCTGTTCGATGCCGACTCCCTGCGCACCGGCACCTACCGCCTGGTCTTCGAGGTGGCGGCGTATTTCGCGGCGCGCGGCGTGGCGCTGCCGCAGCCCAGTTTCCTGGGCAGGGTCCAGCTCGATTTCGGCGTGGCCGATGCCGCCCAGCACTACCACGTGCCGCTGCTGGTCAGCCCCTGGGCCTATTCGACCTACCGCGGCTCCTGA
- a CDS encoding GntR family transcriptional regulator: MQTTPTGSTTAAIVESLTRAIVEHRLHPGAKLAEQKLADHFGVSRTLVRQALFQLAQNRLVRLEPARGAFVSAPSADEARQVFAVRRMLEAGMARDFVRGSTPARIKALKQHVALEKAAVEREDVADRTALLGDFHVRMAELMGNTVLAQLLDDLISRCALITLMYQSSAAATHSYEEHAEIVKALAARDGELAARLMDEHLRHVEENLAFDRRPPSNDIAKALAA; this comes from the coding sequence ATGCAGACCACCCCCACCGGCTCCACGACCGCCGCGATCGTCGAATCGCTCACCCGGGCCATCGTGGAGCACCGGCTCCATCCGGGCGCCAAGCTGGCCGAGCAGAAGCTGGCCGACCATTTCGGCGTGTCCCGCACCCTGGTGAGGCAAGCTTTGTTCCAGCTCGCGCAGAACCGCCTGGTGCGGCTGGAGCCTGCGCGCGGGGCCTTCGTCTCGGCGCCGTCTGCCGACGAGGCCCGCCAGGTCTTCGCGGTGCGCCGCATGCTCGAAGCGGGCATGGCGCGCGATTTCGTGCGCGGCTCCACCCCCGCCCGCATCAAGGCCCTGAAGCAGCATGTGGCGCTGGAAAAGGCCGCCGTCGAACGCGAGGACGTGGCCGACCGCACCGCCCTGCTGGGCGACTTCCATGTGCGCATGGCCGAGCTGATGGGCAACACCGTGCTGGCGCAGCTGCTCGACGACCTGATCTCGCGCTGCGCCCTCATCACCCTGATGTACCAGTCCTCCGCCGCCGCCACCCATTCCTACGAGGAGCATGCCGAGATCGTGAAGGCCCTGGCCGCACGCGACGGCGAGCTGGCCGCGCGGCTGATGGACGAACACCTGCGGCATGTCGAGGAGAACCTGGCCTTCGACCGCCGCCCGCCGAGCAACGACATCGCCAAGGCGCTCGCCGCCTGA
- a CDS encoding RHS repeat-associated core domain-containing protein: MQAALYRDTPSVRVRDNRGLTVRQVEYNRAGTEDDRQVLITQSVFDRRGQLAATWDPRLSARRMRGETVAPNLAFRRMLSGQAIRVDSVDAGTQVELSHIAQGVLLRVDARKTRVRTEYDALGRPTAIFHTAAGLAERRMEHIEYGADPRQNNCGQVIRHDDGAGSLETGIFTITGHPLKQARRLPKALDPAASMPYETRYLYDALGHVVEQTDAMGHQRIFSHDLQGRLSAVALSLRGGPSRTLVDRIVYDATGRPCREHAGNGVVTESIHDPCSGRLVRLKSTRGQEVLQDFVYRHDPVGNIVRIEDMAQHSRHHDNSRIDPVFTYRHDALYQLIEATGRESLQAGADDGLLRNYRRNWFYDAAGNLTKMVHTAGAGSFTQEMDIGPGSNRSILRQTGMHLADAFDPNGNPLLSGPGQALHWNSFNQLDHVCTVEREQGEDDRESYFYGGDRQRVCKLRSRQSPALRHEERTIYLPGIELRKNASEELQVIKVQAGAHHVQVLHWVTAAPAGIDRDQIRYSLRDHPGSSQLETNQEGRILSREEYYPFGGTSVFTARSAIEAKYKFVRYSGKERDATGLYDFGFRYYAPWLMRWLSPDPGGTIDGLNLYRMVRNNPLRFRDGNGLQPDAIESEATASLATPEVGFSITDLYRADRGDLVYGVAQERAKYNRAIFPAFRLDARDHPPLVIDVYNNAVTGSISEANAQTIGDYFDDPRTLARKLRVPQNYQELAMNTRRGPHTFLWDKYFGIGERNRKFNIPALYRETARHYGSDEYHALHVGFGNSGVAPKLLWKRGSKLGIEITASEDSPNHLHFILDGIGMEDVVRKSGGNRQGSSITASELRYVFRNRQRLGDKVHFYRGGEEVNAPWADDPRLWAEYQPRHQGGRKAARTGARSPSVFSCLFRTR, translated from the coding sequence ATGCAGGCCGCTCTCTACCGGGACACACCTTCGGTCCGCGTCCGCGACAACCGCGGACTGACCGTTCGCCAGGTCGAATACAACCGCGCCGGCACGGAGGACGACAGGCAGGTCCTCATCACGCAATCGGTTTTCGACCGCAGGGGCCAGCTGGCCGCGACCTGGGATCCGAGACTGTCCGCGCGCCGCATGCGGGGAGAAACCGTCGCGCCCAATCTGGCTTTCAGGCGCATGCTGTCCGGCCAGGCGATCCGGGTGGACAGTGTGGATGCGGGCACCCAGGTCGAATTGAGCCATATCGCGCAAGGCGTGCTGCTCCGCGTGGATGCCAGAAAGACCCGTGTCCGCACCGAATATGACGCACTCGGCCGCCCGACCGCGATTTTTCACACGGCGGCAGGCCTTGCCGAGCGCCGCATGGAACACATCGAATATGGCGCGGACCCACGGCAGAACAATTGCGGCCAGGTGATCCGGCACGACGACGGAGCAGGCAGCCTGGAGACGGGAATTTTCACCATCACCGGGCATCCCTTGAAGCAGGCCAGGCGATTGCCGAAGGCGCTGGATCCGGCCGCGAGCATGCCTTATGAAACGCGGTATCTGTACGACGCATTGGGACATGTCGTCGAGCAAACGGATGCCATGGGTCATCAGCGGATTTTTTCGCACGACCTGCAGGGCCGCCTGTCCGCAGTGGCACTGAGCCTGCGGGGCGGCCCGTCCCGGACCTTGGTCGATCGCATCGTTTATGACGCGACGGGTCGGCCATGCCGCGAGCATGCGGGCAATGGCGTGGTCACCGAATCGATTCACGACCCGTGCAGCGGGCGGCTCGTCCGCCTGAAATCCACACGCGGCCAGGAGGTGCTGCAGGATTTTGTCTATCGCCATGACCCGGTCGGCAATATCGTGCGGATCGAGGATATGGCGCAGCACAGCCGCCACCATGACAACAGCAGGATCGATCCGGTATTCACCTACCGTCATGACGCGCTCTACCAGTTGATCGAAGCCACGGGCAGGGAAAGCCTGCAGGCCGGCGCGGATGACGGCCTCTTGCGCAACTACCGGCGCAACTGGTTCTACGATGCAGCGGGAAACCTGACGAAGATGGTGCACACCGCAGGCGCGGGCTCTTTCACCCAGGAGATGGATATCGGTCCCGGCTCCAACCGTTCCATCCTCCGGCAAACCGGCATGCATCTGGCCGACGCATTCGACCCCAATGGCAATCCCTTGCTATCGGGTCCGGGACAAGCGCTGCACTGGAATTCCTTCAACCAGCTGGACCATGTTTGCACGGTCGAACGCGAGCAGGGGGAAGACGACAGGGAGTCTTATTTTTACGGCGGCGATCGCCAACGTGTCTGCAAACTCCGCAGCCGCCAGTCACCTGCGCTGCGGCATGAGGAACGCACGATCTACCTGCCCGGTATCGAGCTGAGAAAAAATGCTTCGGAAGAATTGCAGGTCATCAAGGTGCAGGCAGGCGCGCACCATGTGCAGGTGCTGCATTGGGTGACGGCAGCGCCCGCCGGAATCGACAGGGACCAGATCCGCTACAGCCTGCGCGACCATCCGGGATCGAGCCAGCTGGAGACGAATCAGGAGGGGCGGATCTTGAGCCGCGAGGAATACTATCCCTTCGGCGGCACCTCGGTTTTCACCGCGCGCTCGGCCATCGAGGCCAAATACAAATTCGTGCGGTATTCAGGCAAGGAGCGGGACGCCACCGGCCTTTACGATTTTGGTTTCCGGTATTACGCCCCTTGGCTGATGCGATGGTTGAGCCCGGATCCCGGCGGCACCATCGATGGCCTGAACCTCTACCGGATGGTCAGGAACAATCCCCTCCGGTTCCGCGACGGAAATGGCTTGCAGCCCGACGCGATCGAGTCCGAGGCCACCGCTTCGCTGGCGACGCCGGAAGTGGGATTCTCGATCACCGATCTTTATCGGGCCGACCGGGGCGACCTGGTCTACGGTGTGGCCCAGGAGCGGGCGAAATACAACCGGGCGATTTTCCCGGCGTTCAGGCTGGATGCCCGCGACCATCCGCCGCTGGTGATCGATGTCTACAACAACGCGGTGACCGGCTCCATCTCGGAGGCCAATGCGCAGACGATCGGCGATTATTTCGACGACCCGCGAACACTGGCACGCAAGCTGCGCGTTCCGCAGAATTACCAGGAACTGGCCATGAACACCCGCAGAGGGCCGCATACCTTTCTGTGGGACAAGTATTTCGGAATCGGCGAACGCAACCGCAAATTCAACATACCCGCGCTGTACCGTGAAACCGCCAGGCATTACGGTTCGGATGAATATCACGCCCTGCATGTGGGCTTCGGCAATTCCGGCGTGGCGCCCAAGCTGCTGTGGAAACGCGGCAGCAAGCTGGGGATCGAAATCACCGCGAGCGAGGACAGTCCCAACCACCTGCACTTCATCCTCGATGGGATCGGCATGGAGGACGTGGTCCGCAAATCGGGCGGCAACCGCCAGGGCAGTTCCATCACCGCCTCAGAACTGAGGTATGTGTTCCGCAACCGCCAAAGACTGGGCGACAAGGTCCACTTCTACCGCGGCGGCGAAGAGGTGAACGCACCGTGGGCCGACGATCCCCGGCTCTGGGCGGAGTACCAGCCGCGACACCAGGGCGGCCGCAAAGCGGCACGGACGGGAGCGAGATCGCCGTCCGTTTTCTCCTGCCTGTTCAGGACACGCTGA
- a CDS encoding RHS repeat-associated core domain-containing protein has product MTQPALFQDTPTVTVRDNRGLTVRTVEYNRVRVEDARQACITRAIFNRRGQLVETLDPRLCARREQCETVTPNLAYGLSLSGQAIRVESVDAGTQVVLADIRQAPLLGVDARMARTRTEYDAWGRPAAVFQALADTAERCTERFEYGMDPRRNNCGLLIRHDDGAGSLQNDDFSIGGQAKTQTRRLLQTLKKASSTIDWPAGENARDLLLGPQAFETRWQFDALAELVEQTDAKGHRQVFSHDLQGRLSGVSLQIQGGPTQILADQIVYNAAGQLIRERAANGVVTESIFDARSQRLSELKSTRGREILQHLRHEYDPAGNIVRIEDLAQDSSHHDNSRIDPISTYRYDAIYQLIEATGRENLKTGQDDSLLQNYRRHWSYDAAGNLLKMVHAAASGSFTQEMEIASNANRSMIKSAGMTLADAFDAHGNLLVLNPGQMLNWNASNQLEHVSTVRRDDAEDDGEYYAYGADRQRVCKSHHYKVRGGSREDRIIYLPGIELRTGAAEELQVIKIHTGGQQIQVLHWTSAPPQGVANDQIRYSLGDHLGSSRLELDQQARIISREEYYPFGATAVSTARSATEAQYKFLRYSGKERDATGLYDYGFRYYAPWLMRWTNPDPAGAAGGLNLYRMVRNNPLTLVDGNGLAPAPIPKNIFQIWIGPKLIHPTNMYKIRKVGATNPDYRHTVLVDSRIPNSAAAIQNLQEKLSPAGIRVQDISQMDWPSGFRARDLYDASVRDSKYAQAADVLRYNIIYEHGGVYVDADDNADTDLPFGDIAPELGIATGGWVTVPESHPVEVAMANTGFGAQPHHEVLETVLGMAEERFAESLRVAGTRQEGHVFHMSGPFVFTEALRRFNRAQIERDHRSALHTARWREAGSVRGFLTRVATGVRARLNLQTERPASYVTRDTSNFYALYGRVNFGSDHSWARAGKKGR; this is encoded by the coding sequence ATGACCCAGCCCGCGCTCTTCCAGGACACGCCGACCGTCACCGTTCGCGACAACCGGGGCCTGACGGTCAGGACCGTCGAATACAACCGAGTCAGGGTGGAGGACGCCCGGCAGGCCTGCATCACCCGAGCCATCTTCAACCGCAGGGGGCAGCTGGTGGAGACGCTGGACCCGAGGCTTTGCGCACGACGGGAACAGTGCGAAACCGTCACGCCGAACCTGGCCTACGGCCTGAGCCTGTCCGGACAGGCCATCCGTGTGGAGAGCGTGGATGCGGGCACCCAGGTCGTCCTGGCAGACATCCGGCAAGCGCCGCTGCTCGGCGTGGATGCACGCATGGCCAGGACACGGACCGAATACGACGCCTGGGGCCGCCCGGCCGCGGTTTTCCAGGCGCTGGCCGACACGGCCGAACGTTGCACCGAACGCTTCGAATACGGCATGGATCCGCGCCGCAACAACTGCGGGCTGCTGATCCGGCACGACGATGGTGCCGGCAGTTTGCAGAACGATGATTTCAGCATCGGCGGCCAGGCCAAAACCCAAACACGCCGCCTGCTCCAGACCCTGAAAAAGGCGTCTTCCACCATCGATTGGCCAGCCGGGGAAAATGCTCGCGATTTATTGCTGGGCCCGCAGGCCTTTGAAACCCGCTGGCAGTTCGATGCACTGGCGGAGCTGGTGGAGCAAACGGACGCCAAAGGCCATCGGCAGGTTTTTTCGCACGATCTCCAAGGCCGGCTGTCCGGAGTTTCCTTGCAGATCCAGGGCGGACCCACCCAGATTCTGGCCGACCAGATCGTCTACAACGCGGCCGGCCAGCTCATTCGGGAACGGGCGGCTAATGGCGTCGTCACCGAATCGATTTTCGATGCACGCAGCCAGCGGCTGAGCGAGCTGAAATCCACGCGGGGCCGGGAAATCCTGCAGCACCTGCGCCACGAATACGACCCCGCAGGCAATATCGTGCGGATAGAGGATCTGGCGCAGGACAGCAGCCATCACGACAACAGCCGGATAGATCCGATATCGACCTATCGATACGATGCGATTTACCAGTTGATAGAGGCCACAGGCCGGGAAAACCTGAAAACCGGCCAGGACGACAGCCTGCTGCAGAACTATCGCCGCCACTGGTCTTACGACGCGGCTGGAAATCTGTTGAAAATGGTGCACGCAGCGGCATCCGGTTCCTTCACGCAGGAAATGGAAATCGCCTCGAACGCCAACCGTTCGATGATCAAAAGCGCGGGGATGACCCTCGCCGACGCCTTCGATGCGCACGGAAACCTGTTGGTATTGAATCCCGGCCAGATGCTGAACTGGAACGCATCGAACCAGCTGGAGCATGTATCGACCGTCCGGCGGGACGATGCGGAGGATGACGGCGAGTATTACGCCTACGGCGCCGATCGCCAGCGCGTCTGCAAGTCCCACCATTACAAGGTTCGCGGCGGCTCCCGGGAAGACCGGATCATCTACCTGCCGGGCATTGAATTGCGCACCGGCGCGGCAGAAGAACTGCAGGTCATCAAGATTCACACCGGCGGGCAGCAGATACAGGTGCTGCATTGGACGTCCGCGCCACCGCAAGGCGTTGCCAACGACCAGATTCGGTACAGCCTGGGCGATCACCTGGGATCGAGCCGGCTCGAACTGGACCAGCAGGCACGGATCATCAGCCGCGAAGAATATTATCCATTCGGCGCAACAGCGGTATCGACCGCACGTTCGGCCACCGAAGCGCAATACAAGTTCCTGCGTTATTCGGGCAAGGAACGGGATGCCACCGGGCTTTACGACTACGGATTCCGGTATTACGCCCCCTGGCTGATGCGGTGGACCAACCCCGACCCGGCAGGCGCCGCGGGCGGCCTCAACCTCTACCGGATGGTCCGCAATAATCCGCTCACCCTGGTCGACGGGAATGGATTGGCGCCCGCACCGATACCCAAGAATATCTTCCAGATATGGATCGGGCCCAAACTCATCCATCCCACCAATATGTACAAGATCAGGAAGGTCGGCGCCACCAACCCGGATTATCGGCACACCGTCCTGGTGGACAGCCGAATCCCCAACAGCGCCGCCGCGATCCAGAACCTGCAGGAAAAGCTTTCCCCTGCGGGCATACGGGTGCAGGACATTTCCCAAATGGACTGGCCCTCCGGCTTCAGAGCGCGCGACCTGTACGACGCCAGCGTCCGGGATTCGAAATACGCGCAGGCCGCCGATGTGCTGAGATACAACATCATCTATGAGCACGGCGGCGTGTATGTGGATGCCGACGACAACGCGGACACCGATCTGCCCTTCGGCGACATCGCGCCGGAGTTGGGCATCGCCACCGGAGGATGGGTGACCGTACCCGAAAGCCACCCCGTGGAAGTGGCGATGGCCAATACCGGATTCGGCGCGCAGCCGCACCACGAGGTACTGGAAACCGTGCTGGGCATGGCCGAGGAAAGATTTGCCGAAAGCCTGCGGGTGGCGGGCACCCGGCAGGAGGGCCATGTGTTTCACATGAGCGGCCCCTTCGTCTTCACCGAAGCCTTGCGCCGGTTCAACCGGGCGCAGATCGAAAGAGACCATCGCTCGGCCCTGCATACGGCGCGTTGGCGCGAAGCAGGCAGTGTGCGCGGCTTCCTGACACGGGTGGCGACGGGGGTGCGGGCCAGGCTGAACCTCCAGACGGAGCGCCCCGCTTCCTACGTCACACGAGACACCAGCAACTTCTACGCCCTGTACGGCAGGGTGAATTTCGGCAGCGACCACTCCTGGGCACGCGCCGGCAAGAAGGGGCGTTGA